One Granulicella sp. 5B5 DNA window includes the following coding sequences:
- a CDS encoding GntG family PLP-dependent aldolase, with the protein MIDLRSDTVTKPTAAMRAAMASAEVGDDVYGEDPTVNRLEQRAAEIFGKEAAIFVPTGSMGNTIASRLHTEHGQEVICEAQAHILDWEMAMVSAFSGCAPRTVAGERGVLTWQKIKPLISPKIYYRAQTGLIWLENTHNIAGGIVTPLPVLEEIWAGAKEAGLPVHLDGARVFNAASALSLPVAELTRGFDTVMFCLSKGLGAPVGSMLVGAKKHIDRARVFRKALGGGMRQAGVLAAAGLIALEEMPWRLHEDHANARLLAEAVAQCDEAEIDLGMVQTNIVIFKLKGGDASELVAALKREGVLASAIGPQTVRLVTHFDVSSEDCERAAEVLTQALRAVVV; encoded by the coding sequence ATGATTGACTTGCGCAGCGATACAGTGACGAAGCCGACGGCGGCGATGCGGGCGGCGATGGCGTCGGCTGAGGTTGGGGATGATGTGTATGGCGAGGACCCGACCGTCAACAGGCTGGAACAACGCGCGGCGGAGATCTTTGGCAAAGAGGCTGCGATCTTTGTGCCGACGGGGTCGATGGGGAACACGATCGCGTCGCGGCTGCATACGGAGCATGGGCAGGAGGTGATCTGCGAGGCGCAGGCGCACATTCTGGACTGGGAGATGGCGATGGTGTCGGCGTTCTCGGGCTGCGCGCCGCGCACGGTGGCGGGCGAGCGAGGCGTGCTGACGTGGCAGAAGATCAAGCCGCTGATTTCGCCGAAGATTTATTACCGCGCGCAGACCGGGCTGATCTGGCTGGAGAACACGCACAACATCGCGGGCGGCATTGTGACGCCGCTGCCGGTGCTGGAGGAGATCTGGGCCGGCGCGAAGGAGGCTGGGCTGCCAGTGCATCTGGATGGGGCGCGGGTGTTCAATGCAGCGTCGGCGCTGAGCTTGCCGGTGGCGGAGCTGACGCGCGGGTTTGATACGGTGATGTTCTGCTTGTCCAAAGGGTTGGGCGCGCCTGTGGGGTCGATGTTGGTGGGCGCGAAGAAGCATATTGACCGCGCGCGGGTGTTTCGCAAGGCGTTGGGCGGCGGCATGCGGCAGGCTGGTGTGCTGGCTGCTGCCGGGCTGATTGCGCTCGAGGAGATGCCGTGGCGGTTGCATGAGGACCATGCGAACGCTCGGCTGCTGGCCGAGGCTGTGGCGCAGTGCGATGAGGCCGAGATTGATTTGGGCATGGTGCAGACCAACATCGTGATCTTCAAGCTGAAGGGCGGGGATGCCAGCGAGCTGGTGGCGGCGCTGAAGCGTGAGGGCGTGCTGGCCAGCGCCATCGGGCCGCAGACTGTGCGGCTGGTGACGCACTTCGATGTAAGCAGTGAGGACTGCGAGCGGGCTGCCGAGGTGCTGACGCAGGCGCTGCGGGCTGTAGTCGTCTGA
- the hemW gene encoding radical SAM family heme chaperone HemW, protein MLGVYVSVPFCRAKCSFCNFASGVGTGAAMEQYVEQLCAEIDAAAVTAERLGTELPRRVDSVYFGGGTPSLLEPEQLRRVFDALRRRFEIEDSAEITLEAAPGQIGDRVLAEAQRLGVNRVSLGVQSFVDRESASVGRLHTERECVAEIVRLRAAGLAEVGADLIAGLPYQTEASWVHSLEVATGVGLTHLSVYMLEIDEDSRLGQEVLAGGKRFHAHGVPEEEMAAELYEQACEWLPKAGFAQYEISNFAAAEHRSKHNVKYWQRVPYIGFGLDAHSMLPAASGAMRFANPDELARYAGAESEREATPVGLHEAFEETIFLGLRMSEGVPIAGLREAFPRELVASCEEAARGLVAEGLMTDDDGHWRLTLRGRLVSNDVFGRLLEGIAA, encoded by the coding sequence ATGCTCGGAGTGTACGTTTCGGTTCCGTTTTGCCGGGCGAAGTGCAGCTTTTGCAACTTTGCGTCGGGAGTGGGGACGGGAGCGGCTATGGAGCAGTACGTTGAGCAGCTTTGTGCAGAGATCGATGCGGCTGCGGTGACGGCGGAGCGGCTGGGGACAGAGCTACCGCGGCGTGTGGATAGCGTGTATTTCGGTGGCGGGACCCCGAGTCTTTTGGAGCCCGAGCAGTTGCGACGGGTGTTTGACGCTCTGCGGCGGCGGTTCGAGATCGAAGATAGCGCGGAGATTACGCTGGAGGCGGCGCCGGGGCAGATTGGCGACCGAGTTCTAGCAGAGGCGCAGCGGCTGGGCGTAAACCGCGTGAGCCTGGGGGTGCAGAGCTTTGTGGATCGCGAGTCGGCGAGCGTGGGGCGGCTGCATACGGAGCGCGAGTGCGTGGCGGAGATTGTGCGACTGCGGGCTGCGGGGTTGGCGGAAGTGGGGGCGGACCTGATTGCTGGGCTGCCGTATCAGACGGAGGCAAGCTGGGTGCACTCGCTGGAGGTGGCGACGGGTGTGGGGTTGACGCACCTGAGCGTGTACATGCTGGAGATCGATGAGGACTCGCGTCTGGGACAGGAGGTGCTTGCGGGGGGCAAGCGGTTCCATGCGCATGGTGTGCCAGAAGAAGAGATGGCTGCGGAGCTGTATGAGCAGGCTTGCGAGTGGCTGCCGAAGGCAGGGTTTGCGCAGTATGAGATTTCGAACTTTGCGGCTGCGGAACACAGGTCGAAACATAATGTGAAGTACTGGCAGCGGGTGCCGTATATCGGGTTTGGGCTGGATGCGCACTCGATGCTTCCTGCGGCGAGTGGTGCGATGCGGTTTGCGAATCCTGATGAACTGGCGCGGTATGCGGGCGCGGAGAGTGAGCGAGAGGCTACGCCGGTTGGTCTGCACGAGGCGTTTGAGGAGACGATCTTTCTTGGGCTGCGGATGAGCGAGGGTGTTCCGATTGCCGGGCTGCGTGAAGCGTTTCCACGGGAGCTTGTGGCATCGTGTGAAGAGGCCGCACGTGGGCTGGTGGCTGAAGGGCTGATGACGGATGACGACGGCCACTGGCGGCTGACGCTGCGTGGACGGCTAGTGTCGAATGATGTGTTTGGACGCTTGCTGGAAGGCATTGCCGCGTAG
- a CDS encoding ABC transporter ATP-binding protein has translation MADEKDKQKQAAKRVDDDVVGKVYDRRLMSRLVRYLGPYKLQTAISGICIVIKAASDISGPYFVKVAVDTYFDPTHGKHGWLSHHLSPVPLTGVTELAMLYLGALLLTFALEFVQTYLMQWTGQKIMFDLRSQIFRHIQRMSVGFFDRTPVGRLVTRVTSDVDALNEMFTSGVLAIFEDVFALSFIVIIMLTMSWPLALLTLCAIPGILYATSLFRKHVRQSYRRQRAATAKINAFTQEYVSGMSVVQLFNRERRAFDDFSAINDENKKAWTDAIFAYALYYPVVELISSIAIAMILWIGGRAALQSSEFHWLTGHSYIVNGIVHSSFFGTVTLGILIAFIQYAQRFFRPIQDLSDKFNILQAAMAAAERIFKLLDTEPDIQSPAHPILGDASGRIEFRNVWFTYQRLTDDQQAALASLNTNGGSSSGGSSGLQATELGFSTNGALAPEGLLANIEWILRGVSFTIEPNQTAAIVGHTGAGKTTITALMMRFYDVQAGQVLIDGVDVRDQDLKALRCRFGVVLQDPFLFSGTIAANIRLGSSWITDDDVANAADEVNVADFIRTLPAQFNEPVLERGSTLSTGQKQLISFARALAHRPGILILDEATSSVDTETEFRVRLAIERLITGRTSVLIAHRLSTIQRADTILVMHKGKLREQGTHQQLLTMRGLYFKLYQLQYKDQELPDAALGTPLTA, from the coding sequence ATGGCCGACGAGAAGGACAAACAGAAACAAGCCGCCAAACGCGTCGATGACGACGTCGTCGGCAAGGTCTACGACCGCCGGCTGATGAGCCGCCTCGTCCGCTACCTCGGCCCCTACAAGCTGCAGACCGCCATCTCCGGCATCTGCATCGTCATCAAGGCCGCCAGCGACATCTCCGGCCCCTACTTCGTCAAAGTCGCCGTTGACACCTACTTCGACCCCACGCACGGCAAGCACGGCTGGCTCTCGCACCACCTCTCGCCTGTGCCGCTCACCGGCGTCACCGAGCTCGCCATGCTCTATCTCGGCGCGCTCCTGCTCACCTTCGCGCTCGAGTTCGTCCAGACCTACCTCATGCAGTGGACCGGCCAGAAGATCATGTTCGATCTCCGCAGCCAGATCTTCCGCCACATCCAGCGCATGTCCGTCGGCTTCTTCGACCGCACCCCCGTCGGCCGCCTCGTCACCCGCGTCACGTCGGACGTCGACGCGCTCAACGAAATGTTCACCTCCGGCGTGCTCGCCATCTTTGAGGATGTCTTCGCGCTCAGCTTCATCGTCATCATCATGCTCACCATGAGCTGGCCGCTGGCGCTGCTCACCCTCTGCGCCATCCCCGGCATCCTCTACGCCACCTCGCTCTTCCGCAAGCACGTCCGCCAGAGCTACCGCCGCCAGCGCGCCGCCACAGCCAAAATCAACGCCTTCACGCAGGAGTACGTCTCCGGCATGAGCGTCGTCCAGCTCTTCAACCGCGAGCGCCGCGCCTTCGACGACTTCTCCGCCATCAACGACGAGAACAAAAAAGCCTGGACCGACGCCATCTTCGCCTATGCCCTCTACTATCCGGTCGTCGAGCTCATCAGCTCCATCGCCATCGCCATGATCCTCTGGATCGGCGGCCGCGCCGCGCTGCAGAGCAGCGAGTTCCACTGGCTCACCGGTCACAGCTACATCGTCAACGGCATCGTGCACTCCAGCTTCTTCGGCACAGTCACTCTCGGCATCCTGATCGCGTTCATCCAGTACGCGCAGCGCTTCTTCCGCCCCATCCAGGACCTCAGCGACAAGTTCAACATCCTGCAAGCCGCCATGGCCGCAGCCGAGCGCATCTTCAAGCTCCTCGACACCGAACCCGACATCCAGTCTCCCGCGCACCCAATCCTCGGTGACGCCTCCGGTCGCATCGAGTTCCGCAACGTCTGGTTCACCTACCAGCGCCTGACGGACGATCAGCAAGCCGCCCTCGCATCCCTCAACACAAACGGAGGGAGCAGTAGCGGAGGGAGCAGTGGCCTTCAGGCCACTGAATTAGGCTTTTCTACAAATGGGGCTTTAGCCCCGGAGGGACTCCTCGCCAACATCGAATGGATCCTCCGCGGCGTCAGCTTCACCATCGAGCCCAACCAGACTGCCGCCATCGTCGGCCACACCGGCGCCGGCAAAACCACCATCACCGCGCTCATGATGCGCTTCTACGATGTGCAGGCCGGCCAAGTACTCATCGACGGCGTCGACGTCCGCGACCAGGACCTCAAGGCCCTTCGATGTCGTTTCGGAGTCGTCCTCCAGGACCCGTTCCTCTTCAGCGGCACCATCGCTGCAAATATCCGCCTCGGCTCCAGCTGGATCACCGACGACGACGTCGCCAACGCAGCCGACGAGGTCAACGTCGCCGACTTCATCCGCACGCTCCCCGCTCAGTTCAACGAGCCTGTGCTCGAACGCGGCTCAACACTCTCCACCGGCCAGAAGCAGCTCATCAGCTTCGCGCGCGCCCTCGCACACCGCCCCGGCATCCTTATCCTCGACGAAGCCACCAGCTCCGTCGACACCGAAACCGAGTTCCGCGTACGTCTCGCCATCGAGCGCCTCATCACCGGCCGCACCAGTGTACTCATCGCGCACCGCCTCTCCACCATCCAGCGCGCCGACACCATCCTCGTCATGCACAAAGGCAAGCTCCGCGAGCAGGGCACGCACCAGCAGCTGCTCACCATGCGAGGTCTCTACTTCAAGCTCTACCAGCTCCAATACAAAGATCAGGAACTACCCGACGCAGCCCTCGGCACCCCGCTCACCGCCTAA
- a CDS encoding MBL fold metallo-hydrolase — protein MKIERFEVPGLAQYAYMVSDGGEAVVVDPMRDVERYVKYAQSEGVRIKAIVETHIHADFAAGSCELAAITGAELALSAYDEGEHFVYAMPHRKLRDGDSVRVGNAELKALHTPGHTPEHLSYLLYEEGSETPVAMFSGDFLFVGSLGRPDLLGEDAKVELAHSLYRSVQQMRALPDALKAYPGHGAGSLCGAGMRDATETALGAERAMNPFFHLGEEAFVAEILATVPELPAYYPRMKALNAKGAVALELVRGAKALPVERVAELVRAGSVTLLDVRSVEAFSVAHVPGALHIAAGPSFSMWAGWLVDVEKPIVLVTDGGDDAAIRVVLARVGLDEVMGHLDGGVAGWAASGMPVAVTPRRSAEDVERSAEMLVLDVRNDQERGHGSIPGSVHVILGDLPGALASLPRDREVVTVCESGLRASIAASLLERAGIDRVSTLAGGMAAWERAELVVVR, from the coding sequence ATGAAGATCGAGCGGTTCGAGGTGCCGGGGCTGGCACAGTATGCGTATATGGTCTCCGATGGTGGGGAGGCGGTGGTGGTTGATCCGATGCGCGATGTGGAGCGCTATGTGAAGTATGCGCAGAGCGAGGGTGTGCGCATCAAGGCGATTGTGGAGACACATATCCATGCGGACTTTGCTGCGGGTTCGTGTGAACTGGCGGCGATCACGGGCGCGGAGCTGGCGCTCAGCGCCTATGACGAAGGCGAGCACTTTGTGTATGCGATGCCGCACCGCAAACTGCGTGATGGTGATTCAGTGCGGGTTGGCAACGCGGAGTTGAAGGCGCTGCATACGCCGGGGCACACGCCGGAGCATCTTTCCTATCTGTTGTATGAAGAGGGAAGCGAGACGCCGGTGGCGATGTTCAGCGGAGATTTTTTGTTTGTGGGATCGCTGGGACGACCGGACCTGCTGGGTGAGGATGCGAAGGTGGAGCTGGCGCACTCGTTGTATCGCAGCGTGCAGCAGATGCGGGCGTTGCCGGATGCGCTGAAGGCGTATCCGGGGCATGGCGCAGGGTCGCTGTGTGGTGCGGGCATGCGCGATGCGACGGAGACGGCGCTGGGCGCGGAGCGGGCGATGAACCCGTTCTTTCATCTGGGCGAAGAGGCCTTTGTTGCGGAGATACTTGCGACGGTGCCGGAGCTGCCTGCGTACTATCCGCGGATGAAGGCGCTGAATGCGAAGGGTGCGGTTGCCCTGGAGTTGGTGCGGGGTGCTAAGGCGCTGCCTGTTGAGCGTGTGGCGGAGTTGGTGCGTGCAGGGAGCGTGACGCTACTGGATGTGCGCAGCGTGGAGGCGTTCAGTGTGGCGCATGTTCCGGGCGCACTGCATATCGCTGCGGGGCCGAGTTTTTCGATGTGGGCAGGATGGCTTGTGGATGTGGAGAAGCCGATTGTGCTTGTAACGGATGGCGGGGATGACGCGGCGATTCGTGTGGTGCTGGCGCGGGTGGGACTCGATGAGGTGATGGGGCATCTTGATGGCGGTGTTGCGGGATGGGCCGCGAGCGGGATGCCTGTAGCGGTGACGCCACGCAGGAGTGCGGAGGATGTGGAGCGGAGTGCGGAGATGCTTGTGCTGGATGTGCGCAACGATCAGGAGCGCGGGCATGGAAGCATTCCGGGCTCGGTGCATGTGATACTCGGTGATCTGCCGGGAGCGCTGGCTAGCCTGCCGCGTGATCGCGAGGTGGTGACTGTGTGTGAGAGCGGGCTGAGGGCGAGTATCGCCGCGAGCCTGCTGGAGCGTGCGGGGATTGATCGCGTCAGCACGTTGGCGGGCGGGATGGCTGCGTGGGAGCGTGCGGAGCTGGTTGTGGTGCGGTGA
- a CDS encoding sulfite exporter TauE/SafE family protein encodes MNPLYVFGGLTLGVAAGILSGIIGIGGGILLIPALMYAFGQSQLKAQGTSLAILLLPVGIFAVIPYYRDGQVDIRLAALVAAGFCIGGWFGGSWAQHLPAVVLRRGFATLLLIVAAKLFFTK; translated from the coding sequence ATGAACCCACTGTACGTCTTCGGCGGCCTCACCCTCGGCGTCGCCGCTGGAATCCTCTCCGGCATCATCGGCATCGGCGGCGGCATCCTGCTGATTCCCGCCCTCATGTACGCCTTCGGCCAGTCGCAGCTCAAGGCGCAGGGCACCTCGCTCGCCATTCTGTTGCTCCCTGTCGGCATCTTCGCCGTCATCCCGTACTACCGCGACGGACAGGTCGACATCAGGCTTGCCGCGCTCGTCGCAGCAGGCTTCTGCATCGGCGGATGGTTCGGCGGATCATGGGCGCAGCATCTTCCCGCCGTTGTACTGCGCCGCGGCTTCGCAACCCTGCTCCTCATCGTCGCCGCCAAGCTCTTCTTCACCAAGTAG
- a CDS encoding YdeI/OmpD-associated family protein, giving the protein MANKAKRFKATLEHGHEGLGWTVARLPFDPHAQWKEMVRLRVRGDVNGVEFRTSLFPVLGESGRYLLLVNNRVQRAAGIAVGSTAEFVLDADLEPRPAEPPDELAALLDDEDGLREYYDSLSESMRREIGKWIVGVKSEISQRKRCEQMAERLLAGMEGERELPPLIAAAFRRRPKAKAGWAKMTLTQRRQHLLGVFYYQTVDARARRVEKLCDEAEKKA; this is encoded by the coding sequence ATGGCGAACAAGGCGAAGCGGTTCAAGGCAACGCTGGAGCACGGCCACGAAGGGCTGGGGTGGACGGTGGCGCGGCTGCCGTTCGATCCACATGCGCAGTGGAAGGAGATGGTGCGGCTGCGCGTGCGTGGCGATGTGAATGGTGTTGAGTTTCGGACGTCGCTGTTTCCTGTGCTGGGAGAGAGTGGGAGGTATCTGCTGCTGGTGAACAACCGTGTGCAGCGCGCGGCGGGGATCGCAGTGGGTAGCACGGCGGAGTTTGTGCTGGATGCGGACCTGGAGCCCCGGCCGGCGGAACCGCCGGACGAGTTGGCGGCTCTGCTGGATGACGAGGACGGTCTGCGTGAGTACTACGACAGCTTGAGCGAGAGCATGCGGCGCGAAATCGGGAAGTGGATTGTGGGCGTCAAGAGTGAGATCTCGCAGCGCAAACGATGTGAGCAGATGGCGGAGCGGCTGCTCGCGGGGATGGAGGGTGAGCGCGAGCTGCCACCGTTGATTGCGGCGGCGTTTCGGCGGCGGCCCAAGGCGAAGGCGGGTTGGGCGAAGATGACGCTGACGCAGAGACGGCAGCATTTGCTGGGGGTGTTCTACTACCAGACTGTGGATGCTCGCGCGCGGCGGGTGGAGAAGCTTTGCGACGAAGCCGAGAAAAAGGCCTGA